In Drosophila yakuba strain Tai18E2 chromosome X, Prin_Dyak_Tai18E2_2.1, whole genome shotgun sequence, a single genomic region encodes these proteins:
- the LOC6540281 gene encoding monocarboxylate transporter 12 codes for MVHGPPARRKSQQQHEACEMDMERQPTPPDGGWGWVVVFGSFMIHIVTDGMTYSFGIFYNEFLDYFNEGKGYTAWIASIMVGVTFSSGPISSSFVNRYGCRAVTIAGSILAASCIIVSMFAQNVLTLIITIGFGTGLGFGLIYLPAIVSVTQYFEAKRSLATGIAVCGSGFGTFVFAPLTEFLIGSYGWRGAMLIIGGIVLNCIIFGAMFRPLELEAPPQTPPNTPSTPKLGKKSAIIDQNTTPAELEPLKIQPKDQYLQLPQRTDTPVTGGALCRSNSVGHNLKPSLNNNSNGAVNGQGATLVSSGDPPQAVVKSTSNDDIARKCHSQLQLTPLRDAHRERSASGTMYRPDALYQGSLHNLPDYVSSRNDLNRSMSGSGVIKRYGSLRQSTNISQSQEETKCCGCITCSKETRDTFAEMMNFSLLKDMVFVIFSVSNFCTSIGFNVPYLYVVAYAETLKLTKTDASYLIATIGVANTVGRIILGYISDKPWVNRLLVYNVCLTACGISTAMVPLCHDFQTLAFYCCVFGFTIGAYVGLTSVILVDLLGLDKLTNAFGLLLLFQGIASFIGPPIGGWMYDLTDSYAPAFLMAGLMIAISGLVMFAIPPLQRLQARKLERKPHTEHLALS; via the exons CCGATGGCATGACGTACTCCTTTGGCATCTTCTACAATGAGTTCCTGGACTACTTCAACGAGGGCAAAGGCTACACGGCTTGGATTGCCTCCATCATGGTGGGCGTCACCTTCTCTTCCG GACCGATCAGTTCGTCGTTCGTGAATCGATATGGCTGTCGTGCGGTGACCATAGCGGGCTCCATTTTGGCCGCCAGCTGCATCATCGTGAGCATGTTCGCCCAGAATGTCCTCACGCTGATCATCACCATCGGTTTCGGCACGGGCCTGGGCTTCGGGCTCATCTACCTGCCGGCCATCGTGAGTGTGACGCAGTACTTCGAGGCCAAGAGATCCCTGGCCACGGGCATCGCCGTCTGCGGCTCCGGATTTGGCACCTTCGTCTTCGCGCCGCTCACGGAGTTCCTGATCGGCAGCTACGGGTGGCGCGGTGCGATGCTGATCATCGGCGGCATCGTGCTCAACTGCATCATCTTTGGCGCCATGTTCCGGCCGCTGGAACTGGAGGCACCGCCACAGACGCCGCCGAACACGCCCAGCACTCCCAAGCTGGGCAAGAAGTCGGCGATCATCGATCAAAACACGACCCCGGCGGAATTGGAGCCACTTAAGATCCAGCCCAAGGATCAGTAtctgcagctgccgcagcGCACGGATACTCCGGTCACGGGTGGTGCCCTCTGTCGCTCCAACAGCGTGGGCCACAACCTCAAGCCCAGCCTG AACAACAACTCGAACGGCGCCGTCAATGGGCAGGGAGCCACCCTGGTGAGCAGTGGCGACCCACCGCAGGCGGTGGTGAAGAGCACCAGCAACGACGACATCGCCCGCAAGTGCCACAGCCAGTTGCAGCTGACTCCTCTGAGGGACGCGCATCGCGAGCGGAGTGCCAGTGGCACCATGTACCGCCCGGATGCCCTTTACCAG GGCTCGCTCCACAATCTGCCCGACTATGTGAGCTCCAGGAACGATCTAAACCGCTCCATGTCCGGCTCCGGCGTTATTAAGCGCTACGGCTCCCTTCGCCAGAGCACCAACATTTCACAGAGTCAG GAGGAGACCAAGTGCTGTGGCTGCATCACTTGCTCCAAGGAGACACGCGACACATTCGCCGAGATGATGAACTTCTCGCTGCTCAAGGACATGGTCTTCGTGATCTTCTCCGTGTCCAACTTCTGCACGAGCATTGGCTTCAACGTGCCCTACCTGTACGTGGTCGCCTACGCGGAGACCCTGAAGCTGACCAAGACGGATGCCAGCTACCTGATAGCCACGATTGGCGTGGCCAACACGGTGGGTCGCATCATCCTGGGCTACATATCGGACAAGCCGTGGGTGAACCGCCTCCTCGTCTACAACGTCTGCCTCACAGCCTGCGGAATTT CCACTGCCATGGTGCCGCTCTGCCACGACTTCCAAACCCTGGCCTTCTACTGCTGCGTGTTCGGCTTCACGATCGGCGCCTACGTCGGTCTGACCTCGGTCATCCTGGTGGACCTGCTGGGTCTGGACAAGCTGACCAACGCCTttggcctgctgctgctcttccAGGGCATCGCCAGCTTCATCGGTCCGCCCATCGGAG GCTGGATGTACGACCTGACGGACTCGTATGCGCCGGCCTTCCTGATGGCCGGCCTCATGATCGCCATCAGCGGCCTGGTGATGTTCGCCATTCCGCCGCTGCAGCGCCTCCAGGCCCGCAAGCTGGAGCGGAAGCCCCACACCGAGCACCTGGCCCTTAGTTAG
- the LOC6539999 gene encoding SET domain-containing protein SmydA-8 has protein sequence MSAAAQCPPPRAGGGGDTTLAALGAHMAPCRDTTPEQLAQLIDAHLGDLRQEQPNWTISSSKVAGRGVFATRDIAAGELIFQERALVTGPTARKGQLSSCICCHETLPQTGFLCRHRCTLPVCETCSDSEEHQAECEHFRRWQPKDVDAEQEQVNPLSLRILTAVRVFHLGKEQRHLVDAMQANAERAYRREIIQAAQCFRNFPTTDRVFMDQLFRIVGVLNTNAFEAPCRSGGHETLLRGLFPLTAIMNHECTPNASHYFENGRLAVVRAARDIPKGGEITTTYTKILWGNLTRNIFLKMTKHFACDCVRCHDNTENGTYLSALFCREQGCRGLVIPVQTRTLQPDWRCITCENVFPHAKMAKYQDFALNTINNRINSCSVQDMIHFINEMCPRFCPSSNYVLIEAKLNVIWRMTRFDHEEYTPEEMGHMDRYREEVLAIIHKLGAGECTLKKLITGEIQ, from the exons ATGTCTGCTGCCGCCCAGTGCCCGCCCCCTCGCgcaggcggaggaggagaCACGACACTGGCCGCCCTGGGTGCCCACATGGCCCCGTGTCGCGACACCACGCCCGAGCAGTTGGCCCAGCTGATAGACGCCCACTTGGGCGATTTGCGCCAGGAGCAGCCCAACTGGACCATCAGCTCCTCCAAGGTGGCCGGTCGCGGCGTGTTCGCCACCAGAGACATAGCCGCCGGCGAGCTGATCTTCCAGGAGCGAGCCTTGGTCACCGGGCCGACGGCGCGCAAGGGCCAACTGAgcagctgcatctgctgcCATGAGACGCTGCCGCAGACGGGATTCCTGTGCCGGCATCGCTGCACCCTGCCCGTGTGCGAGACCTGTTCGGATTCCGAGGAGCACCAGGCGGAGTGTGAGCACTTCCGCCGCTGGCAGCCCAAGGACGTGGATGCCGAGCAGGAGCAGGTGAATCCACTGTCGCTGCGGATCCTGACGGCAGTGCGCGTCTTCCACTTGGGTAAGGAACAGCGGCATCTGGTGGACGCCATGCAGGCGAATGCGGAGCGCGCTTATCGGCGTGAGATCATCCAGGCGGCCCAGTGCTTCCGCAACTTCCCCACCACAGATCGGGTGTTCATGGACCAGCTGTTCCGCATCGTGGGCGTGCTCAATACGAACGCCTTCGAGGCGCCCTGCCGCTCCGGTGGCCACGAGACTCTGCTGCGTGGTCTGTTCCCGCTGACGGCGATCATGAACCACGAGTGCACCCCAAATGCTAGTCACTACTTCGAGAACGGGCGATTGGCGGTGGTGCGGGCTGCGCGCGATATTCCCAAGGGCGGCGAGATTACCACCACCTACACCAAGATCCTCTGGGGTAACCTCACCCGGAACATCTTCCTCAAGATGACCAAGCACTTTGCCTGCGACTGCGTGCGGTGTCACGACAACACT GAGAACGGCACCTACTTGTCGGCGCTCTTCTGCCGAGAACAGGGTTGCCGTGGCCTGGTGATTCCCGTCCAGACGCGGACACTGCAGCCGGACTGGCGTTGCATCACCTGCGAGAACGTGTTCCCGCACGCGAAGATGGCCAAGTACCAGGACTTTGCACTGAACACCATCAACAACAGGATCAACTCGTGCAGTGTGCAGGACATGATCCACTTCATCAACGAGATGTGTCCGCGCTTCTGTCCCTCCTCCAACTACGTGCTGATCGAGGCCAAGCTAAATGTGATCTGGCGGATGACGAGGTTCGACCACGAGGAGTACACCCCGGAGGAGATGGGCCACATGGATCGCTACCGCGAGGAGGTGTTGGCCATCATCCACAAGCTGGGCGCCGGAGAGTGCACCCTCAAGAAGCTGATCACTGGGGAGATTCAGTAA
- the LOC6524430 gene encoding vinculin isoform X2, translated as MPDLSRPVQVVSAAVANLVKVGRETINSSDDKILRQDMPSALHRVEGASQLLEEASDMLRSDPYSGPARKKLIEGSRGILQGTSSLLLCFDESEVRKIIQECKRVLDYLAVAEVINTMEQLVQFLKDLSPCLSKVHREVGAREKELTHQVHSEILVRCLEQVKTLAPILICSMKVYIHIVEQQGRGAEEAAENRNYLAARMSDELQEIIRVLQLTTYDEDTSELDNLTVLKKLSNAISNKMELANEWLSNPYALRGGVGEKALRQVIDNATEISERCLPQDSYPIRKLADEVTAMANTLCELRQEGKGQSPQAESLARGIRDRLGELQSLVHQAVLGVDKAGVQQTAHTIQGRLEQAVKWLQHPEINDGGLGERAINLIVEEGRKVAEGCPGHQKAEIQQLCDEVERLKRQAAGTGPAAKQAAKQLTQKLYELKAAIQNALVNRIVQDFMDVSTPLKQFTEAVLQPEGTPGREQNFNQKSNNLQAFSDRASKTSRMVAAGGACGNKKIAEILLSSAAQVDSLTPQLISAGRIRMNYPGSKAADEHLQNLKQQYADTVLRMRTLCDQATDPADFIKTSEEHMQVYAKLCEDAIHARQPQKMVDNTSNIARLINRVLLVAKQEADNSEDPVFTERLNAAANRLERSLPAMVGDAKLVATNIADPAAAAAWKNSFQRLLGDVREVRDAIAPPQPPPLPTSLPPPIPELSALHLSNQNAERAPPRPPLPREGLAPVRPPPPETDDEDEGVFRTMPHANQPILIAARGLHQEVRQWSSKDNEIIAAAKRMAILMARLSELVLSDSRGSKRELIATAKKIAEASEDVTRLAKELARQCTDRRIRTNLLQVCERIPTIGTQLKILSTVKATMLGAQGSDEDREATEMLVGNAQNLMQSVKETVRAAEGASIKIRSDQTSNRLQWVRRQPWYQY; from the exons ATGCCGGACCTCAGTCGGCCGGTGCAGGTGGTGTCGGCGGCGGTGGCCAATCTCGTGAAGGTGGGCCGCGAGACGATCAACAGCTCCGACGACAAGATCCTGCGCCAGGACATGCCCTCGGCATTGCACCGCGTGGAGGGTGCCTCGCAGCTGCTGGAGGAGGCGTCCGATATGCTCCGCTCCGATCCGTACTCGGGTCCGGCGCGCAAGAAGCTAATCGAGGGAAGCCGCGGCATCCTGCAGGGCACCTCCTCGCTGCTGCTCTGCTTCGACGAGAGCGAGGTGCGGAAGATCATCCAGGAGTGCAAGCGGGTGCTGGACTACTTGGCAGTGGCGGAGGTGATCAACACCATGGAGCAGCTGGTGCAGTTCCTCAAAGACCTCTCGCCCTGTCTGAGCAAGGTGCATCGCGAGGTGGGCGCCCGCGAGAAGGAGCTGACCCACCAGGTGCACAGCGAAATATTGGTGCGGTGCCTGGAGCAAGTGAAGACCCTGGCCCCCATCCTCATCTGCAGCATGAAGGTCTACATTCACATTGTGGAGCAACAGGGCCGCGGTGCAGAGGAGGCGGCTGAGAACCGGAACTACCTGGCCGCCAGGATGAGCGACGAACTGCAGGAGATCATCCGCGTGCTGCAGCTGACCACCTACGACGAGGACACCAGCGAACTGGACAACCTCACCGTGCTGAAGAAGCTCTCCAATGCCATTTCCAACAAAATGGAGCTGGCCAACGAGTGGCTCTCGAATCCCTATGCCCTGCGCGGCGGCGTCGGCGAGAAGGCACTGCGCCAGGTGATCGACAATGCGACGGAGATCTCAGAGCGCTGTCTGCCCCAGGACTCGTATCCCATTCGCAAGCTGGCCGATGAGGTGACGGCCATGGCCAACACCTTGTGCGAGCTGCGCCAGGAGGGCAAGGGCCAGAGTCCCCAGGCGGAGTCCCTGGCCCGGGGCATCCGTGATCGGCTGGGAGAGCTGCAGTCCCTGGTGCACCAGGCGGTGCTCGGCGTGGACAAGGCTGGCGTTCAGCAGACGGCCCACACCATCCAGGGTCGATTGGAGCAGGCGGTGAAGTGGCTGCAGCATCCGGAAATCAACGACGGCGGCCTCGGCGAGCGGGCCATCAATCTGATTGTGGAAGAGGGTCGCAAGGTGGCCGAGGGCTGTCCCGGCCACCAGAAGGCCGAGATTCAGCAGCTGTGCGACGAAGTGGAGCGCCTCAAGCGCCAGGCAGCCGGAACCGGACCGGCGGCCAAGCAGGCGGCCAAGCAGCTCACCCAGAAGCTCTACGAGCTGAAGGCGGCCATCCAGAACGCCCTGGTCAACCGCATTGTGCAGGACTTCATGGACGTCAGCACGCCGCTGAAACAGTTCACGGAGGCGGTGCTCCAGCCAGAGGGAACGCCCGGACGGGAGCAGAACTTCAACCAGAAGTCAAACAACCTGCAGGCCTTCAGCGATCGCGCCTCCAAGACCTCCAGAATGGTGGCCGCCGGTGGTGCGTGCGGCAACAAGAAGATCGCCGAGATTCTGCTCTCCTCGGCCGCCCAAGTGGACTCCCTCACGCCGCAGCTAATCAGCGCCGGTCGCATCCGTATGAACTATCCGGGCAGCAAGGCGGCGGACGAGCATCTGCAGAACCTGAAGCAGCAGTACGCGGACACCGTGCTGCGCATGCGCACCCTCTGCGACCAGGCCACGGACCCGGCGGACTTCATCAAAACGTCCGAGGAGCACATGCAGGTGTACGCCAAGCTCTGTGAGGACGCCATCCATGCGCGCCAGCCGCAGAAGATGGTGGACAACACCTCGAACATTGCCCGCCTGATCAATCGCGTCTTGTTGGTGGCCAAACAGGAGGCGGATAACTCCGAGGATCCGGTGTTCACCGAGCGCTTGAATGCCGCCGCCAATCGGTTGGAGCGTTCGCTGCCCGCCATGGTTGGCGACGCCAAACTGGTGGCCACCAACATTGCCGATCCGGCGGCAGCGGCCGCTTGGAAGAACTCCTTCCAGCGGCTACTTGGCGATGTGCGCGAGGTTCGAGATGCCATTGCGCcgccgcagccaccaccactGCCCACTTCCCTGCCGCCACCCATTCCGGAGCTAAGCGCCCTGCATCTGTCCAACCAGAATG CCGAGCGTGCGCCTCCACGCCCACCACTGCCTAGGGAAGGATTGGCGCCTGTGCGTCCGCCACCTCCGGAAACGGACGATGAAGACGAGGGCGTCTTCCGCACGATGCCACATGCCAATCAGCCCATCCTG ATCGCCGCGCGTGGCTTGCACCAGGAGGTGCGCCAGTGGTCGTCCAAGGACAACGAGATCATTGCGGCCGCCAAACGCATGGCGATCCTGATGGCCCGTCTCAGCGAGCTGGTGCTGTCCGACTCGAGGGGCAGCAAGCGGGAGCTGATCGCCACCGCCAAGAAGATCGCCGAGGCCTCCGAGGACGTGACCCGTTTGGCCAAGGAGTTGGCCCGCCAGTGCACTGATCGCCGCATCCGCACCAACCTGCTGCAGGTGTGCGAGCGCATACCCACCATCGGCACTCAGCTGAAAATCCTGTCCACCGTGAAGGCCACGATGCTGGGCGCCCAGGGATCCGACGAGGATCGCGAGGCCACCGAGATGCTCGTGGGCAATGCCCAAAACCTCATGCAGAGC GTGAAGGAGACGGTGCGCGCCGCCGAGGGAGCCAGCATCAAGATCCGCTCGGACCAGACCAGCAATCGTCTGCAGTGGGTGCGCCGACAGCCCTGGTACCAGTACTAG
- the LOC6524431 gene encoding SET domain-containing protein SmydA-8, with amino-acid sequence MSTPSTPVPEEPRSSNQMTISASTQELADLIDIHLGELRPQDPSWRVADSPISGRGIFATREIAPGEELFREHTLLVGPTAHRSTNLRTCTLCYRLIPGSTDSAALCPAGCGLPVCSECRDSSRHDLECKLFRKWKPLESQRIEPRALRILSVVRCFFLDEAARKLLYAMQANMDRYYMKEVQRAADCFKHFPREQDMLDYFYRTICAFNTNAFEARSNVDGHEVLVRALFPLAGLLNHQCTPNAAHHFENGETIVVCATERIPAGAEITMSYAKLLWSTLARKIFLGMTKHFICKCVRCQDPTVSLFVSILYFSAWMRHCIAIVEKCHRNSSVDRATKMSTQGPTRRGLSTEIQYWEDAHFQIRPHNTFMFPK; translated from the coding sequence ATGTCCACACCTAGCACACCTGTTCCAGAGGAGCCGAGATCCTCAAACCAAATGACCATCAGTGCGTCCACGCAGGAGTTAGCCGACCTGATAGACATTCACTTGGGTGAACTGCGACCACAGGATCCCTCTTGGCGGGTGGCCGACTCACCCATTTCCGGGCGTGGCATCTTTGCCACCAGGGAGATAGCACCGGGCGAGGAGCTCTTCCGGGAGCACACGTTGCTGGTGGGTCCAACGGCTCATCGGTCGACCAATCTGCGCACTTGCACTCTTTGCTACCGCCTGATTCCGGGCTCCACGGACTCGGCAGCCCTCTGCCCGGCTGGCTGCGGATTGCCAGTTTGCTCGGAGTGTCGGGACTCCTCGCGTCACGACCTGGAGTGCAAGCTCTTTCGCAAGTGGAAGCCACTGGAGAGCCAGAGAATCGAACCGCGCGCCCTCCGAATTCTTAGTGTTGTGCGATGCTTCTTTCTGGACGAAGCCGCACGAAAGTTGCTGTATGCCATGCAGGCCAACATGGATCGGTACTATATGAAGGAGGTGCAACGGGCTGCCGATTGCTTCAAGCACTTTCCGCGGGAGCAGGACATGTTGGACTACTTCTACCGCACCATCTGCGCCTTCAACACCAATGCCTTCGAAGCCCGTAGCAATGTGGATGGCCACGAGGTGTTGGTGCGGGCGCTCTTCCCTTTGGCTGGACTCCTGAACCACCAGTGCACCCCAAATGCGGCTCACCACTTCGAGAACGGGGAAACCATTGTGGTGTGCGCCACCGAACGGATTCCAGCTGGAGCCGAGATCACCATGTCGTACGCCAAGTTGCTGTGGTCCACGCTGGCCAGGAAAATATTCCTCGGAATGACCAAGCACTTCATCTGCAAGTGCGTCCGATGCCAAGATCCCACGGTGAGTTTATTTGTTAGCATACTCTACTTTTCCGCTTGGATGAGGCACTGCATCGCTATTGTCGAGAAGTGCCACCGAAATAGCTCAGTCGATAGGGCCACAAAAATGTCAACACAGGGGCCTACGAGAAGGGGACTTTCGACAGAGATACAATATTGGGAAGATGCCCATTTTCAAATTAGGCCACATAATACATTTATGtttccaaaatga
- the LOC6524430 gene encoding vinculin isoform X1: MPVFHTKTIESILDPVAQQVSRLVILHEEAEDGNAMPDLSRPVQVVSAAVANLVKVGRETINSSDDKILRQDMPSALHRVEGASQLLEEASDMLRSDPYSGPARKKLIEGSRGILQGTSSLLLCFDESEVRKIIQECKRVLDYLAVAEVINTMEQLVQFLKDLSPCLSKVHREVGAREKELTHQVHSEILVRCLEQVKTLAPILICSMKVYIHIVEQQGRGAEEAAENRNYLAARMSDELQEIIRVLQLTTYDEDTSELDNLTVLKKLSNAISNKMELANEWLSNPYALRGGVGEKALRQVIDNATEISERCLPQDSYPIRKLADEVTAMANTLCELRQEGKGQSPQAESLARGIRDRLGELQSLVHQAVLGVDKAGVQQTAHTIQGRLEQAVKWLQHPEINDGGLGERAINLIVEEGRKVAEGCPGHQKAEIQQLCDEVERLKRQAAGTGPAAKQAAKQLTQKLYELKAAIQNALVNRIVQDFMDVSTPLKQFTEAVLQPEGTPGREQNFNQKSNNLQAFSDRASKTSRMVAAGGACGNKKIAEILLSSAAQVDSLTPQLISAGRIRMNYPGSKAADEHLQNLKQQYADTVLRMRTLCDQATDPADFIKTSEEHMQVYAKLCEDAIHARQPQKMVDNTSNIARLINRVLLVAKQEADNSEDPVFTERLNAAANRLERSLPAMVGDAKLVATNIADPAAAAAWKNSFQRLLGDVREVRDAIAPPQPPPLPTSLPPPIPELSALHLSNQNAERAPPRPPLPREGLAPVRPPPPETDDEDEGVFRTMPHANQPILIAARGLHQEVRQWSSKDNEIIAAAKRMAILMARLSELVLSDSRGSKRELIATAKKIAEASEDVTRLAKELARQCTDRRIRTNLLQVCERIPTIGTQLKILSTVKATMLGAQGSDEDREATEMLVGNAQNLMQSVKETVRAAEGASIKIRSDQTSNRLQWVRRQPWYQY; the protein is encoded by the exons GTATCCCGTCTGGTGATCCTGCACGAGGAGGCCGAGGATGGCAACGCGATGCCGGACCTCAGTCGGCCGGTGCAGGTGGTGTCGGCGGCGGTGGCCAATCTCGTGAAGGTGGGCCGCGAGACGATCAACAGCTCCGACGACAAGATCCTGCGCCAGGACATGCCCTCGGCATTGCACCGCGTGGAGGGTGCCTCGCAGCTGCTGGAGGAGGCGTCCGATATGCTCCGCTCCGATCCGTACTCGGGTCCGGCGCGCAAGAAGCTAATCGAGGGAAGCCGCGGCATCCTGCAGGGCACCTCCTCGCTGCTGCTCTGCTTCGACGAGAGCGAGGTGCGGAAGATCATCCAGGAGTGCAAGCGGGTGCTGGACTACTTGGCAGTGGCGGAGGTGATCAACACCATGGAGCAGCTGGTGCAGTTCCTCAAAGACCTCTCGCCCTGTCTGAGCAAGGTGCATCGCGAGGTGGGCGCCCGCGAGAAGGAGCTGACCCACCAGGTGCACAGCGAAATATTGGTGCGGTGCCTGGAGCAAGTGAAGACCCTGGCCCCCATCCTCATCTGCAGCATGAAGGTCTACATTCACATTGTGGAGCAACAGGGCCGCGGTGCAGAGGAGGCGGCTGAGAACCGGAACTACCTGGCCGCCAGGATGAGCGACGAACTGCAGGAGATCATCCGCGTGCTGCAGCTGACCACCTACGACGAGGACACCAGCGAACTGGACAACCTCACCGTGCTGAAGAAGCTCTCCAATGCCATTTCCAACAAAATGGAGCTGGCCAACGAGTGGCTCTCGAATCCCTATGCCCTGCGCGGCGGCGTCGGCGAGAAGGCACTGCGCCAGGTGATCGACAATGCGACGGAGATCTCAGAGCGCTGTCTGCCCCAGGACTCGTATCCCATTCGCAAGCTGGCCGATGAGGTGACGGCCATGGCCAACACCTTGTGCGAGCTGCGCCAGGAGGGCAAGGGCCAGAGTCCCCAGGCGGAGTCCCTGGCCCGGGGCATCCGTGATCGGCTGGGAGAGCTGCAGTCCCTGGTGCACCAGGCGGTGCTCGGCGTGGACAAGGCTGGCGTTCAGCAGACGGCCCACACCATCCAGGGTCGATTGGAGCAGGCGGTGAAGTGGCTGCAGCATCCGGAAATCAACGACGGCGGCCTCGGCGAGCGGGCCATCAATCTGATTGTGGAAGAGGGTCGCAAGGTGGCCGAGGGCTGTCCCGGCCACCAGAAGGCCGAGATTCAGCAGCTGTGCGACGAAGTGGAGCGCCTCAAGCGCCAGGCAGCCGGAACCGGACCGGCGGCCAAGCAGGCGGCCAAGCAGCTCACCCAGAAGCTCTACGAGCTGAAGGCGGCCATCCAGAACGCCCTGGTCAACCGCATTGTGCAGGACTTCATGGACGTCAGCACGCCGCTGAAACAGTTCACGGAGGCGGTGCTCCAGCCAGAGGGAACGCCCGGACGGGAGCAGAACTTCAACCAGAAGTCAAACAACCTGCAGGCCTTCAGCGATCGCGCCTCCAAGACCTCCAGAATGGTGGCCGCCGGTGGTGCGTGCGGCAACAAGAAGATCGCCGAGATTCTGCTCTCCTCGGCCGCCCAAGTGGACTCCCTCACGCCGCAGCTAATCAGCGCCGGTCGCATCCGTATGAACTATCCGGGCAGCAAGGCGGCGGACGAGCATCTGCAGAACCTGAAGCAGCAGTACGCGGACACCGTGCTGCGCATGCGCACCCTCTGCGACCAGGCCACGGACCCGGCGGACTTCATCAAAACGTCCGAGGAGCACATGCAGGTGTACGCCAAGCTCTGTGAGGACGCCATCCATGCGCGCCAGCCGCAGAAGATGGTGGACAACACCTCGAACATTGCCCGCCTGATCAATCGCGTCTTGTTGGTGGCCAAACAGGAGGCGGATAACTCCGAGGATCCGGTGTTCACCGAGCGCTTGAATGCCGCCGCCAATCGGTTGGAGCGTTCGCTGCCCGCCATGGTTGGCGACGCCAAACTGGTGGCCACCAACATTGCCGATCCGGCGGCAGCGGCCGCTTGGAAGAACTCCTTCCAGCGGCTACTTGGCGATGTGCGCGAGGTTCGAGATGCCATTGCGCcgccgcagccaccaccactGCCCACTTCCCTGCCGCCACCCATTCCGGAGCTAAGCGCCCTGCATCTGTCCAACCAGAATG CCGAGCGTGCGCCTCCACGCCCACCACTGCCTAGGGAAGGATTGGCGCCTGTGCGTCCGCCACCTCCGGAAACGGACGATGAAGACGAGGGCGTCTTCCGCACGATGCCACATGCCAATCAGCCCATCCTG ATCGCCGCGCGTGGCTTGCACCAGGAGGTGCGCCAGTGGTCGTCCAAGGACAACGAGATCATTGCGGCCGCCAAACGCATGGCGATCCTGATGGCCCGTCTCAGCGAGCTGGTGCTGTCCGACTCGAGGGGCAGCAAGCGGGAGCTGATCGCCACCGCCAAGAAGATCGCCGAGGCCTCCGAGGACGTGACCCGTTTGGCCAAGGAGTTGGCCCGCCAGTGCACTGATCGCCGCATCCGCACCAACCTGCTGCAGGTGTGCGAGCGCATACCCACCATCGGCACTCAGCTGAAAATCCTGTCCACCGTGAAGGCCACGATGCTGGGCGCCCAGGGATCCGACGAGGATCGCGAGGCCACCGAGATGCTCGTGGGCAATGCCCAAAACCTCATGCAGAGC GTGAAGGAGACGGTGCGCGCCGCCGAGGGAGCCAGCATCAAGATCCGCTCGGACCAGACCAGCAATCGTCTGCAGTGGGTGCGCCGACAGCCCTGGTACCAGTACTAG